DNA from Longimicrobium sp.:
CCGACCAGCTGCCGGAAGTTCTCCGCCGCGTCCCAGCCGGCGAGGGAATCGGCCAGCCGGGCCGCCGCCGCGGCGGGGGCCGGGTCGTTTAGCAGGGCGGAGACGGCGCCGCGAACCGCGTTGCGGGTCACGTTGTGGGCCTTGAGCAGGCGGGCCGCGCCCGTGCGCTCCGCCAGCCGGGTGAACATCACCTGGTCGATGTTGGTGGCCACCCCCAGGAACGGCCGCCCCGCCGCCAGGCTCTGCTGCCCGGCCGTGCTCCCCCCGTTGCAGATGACCACGCGGGCCCGGGCGCACGCCTCGTCGCCGGGAAGGTAGGGCGCGGCGAAGACGTTGCCGGGCCACCCGGCCTCGCGGGTCCCCGCCCCCCCGGCCAGCAGCACGTACACCGGCATGGAGGCGAGCGCCTCCAGTACCGTTCCCAGCACGTCCGAGGGGCCGGAGCTCCCCAGCCCCAGGTACACCACGGGCCGGTCGTCCGGCACCCGGTTCCACCAGGCGGGCGGCTCCACGGTGGGCGACCAGTGCACGGGCCCGATGAAGCGGTGGTTGTGCGGAAGCGGGTCCATGGGCACCAGCTCCGGGAGGTCGCAGTACAGGTTCCAGTCGCCGTACACGAACTCGCGGTGCAGCCGGAAGCCCGCGACGCCCTGGCGAAAGCTCAGCCGGGCCACGTTCAGCGGCACCGTGTGCAGCGACGCGTTGAAGGGGAAGAACAGCGAGAACATCCGCTGCGCCACGCCGTCGCTCACCAGCCCCACGAACGGGTGCTCCGCCAGCTCCCAGGAGATCCGCGCGTACGGGCTGTGGTAGGCGTCCACCAGGTTGACCAGCGGCACCCCCGCCAGCGGGCAGCTGATGGAAAGCGACTGGCGCAGGTCTCCCACCACCAGCTCCGGCCGCACCTCGTGG
Protein-coding regions in this window:
- a CDS encoding nucleotide disphospho-sugar-binding domain-containing protein, whose product is MSNEPRAARRRILFFAEAGTLSHVTRPLQLARALPPEEYEVHFACHPRFDDLISPVPGTRHHLDSISSERFMRAAKLGTPMFGVRTLRRYVREDLALIHEVRPELVVGDLRQSLSISCPLAGVPLVNLVDAYHSPYARISWELAEHPFVGLVSDGVAQRMFSLFFPFNASLHTVPLNVARLSFRQGVAGFRLHREFVYGDWNLYCDLPELVPMDPLPHNHRFIGPVHWSPTVEPPAWWNRVPDDRPVVYLGLGSSGPSDVLGTVLEALASMPVYVLLAGGAGTREAGWPGNVFAAPYLPGDEACARARVVICNGGSTAGQQSLAAGRPFLGVATNIDQVMFTRLAERTGAARLLKAHNVTRNAVRGAVSALLNDPAPAAAAARLADSLAGWDAAENFRQLVGSLCGTRAMQAA